A single region of the Saprospiraceae bacterium genome encodes:
- a CDS encoding aminotransferase class I/II-fold pyridoxal phosphate-dependent enzyme, with translation MHISEILNHFGENRENYFNAVSPPVIQTSNFSFPNLGAFRQAFTNELEHHIYSRGNNPTVAILRKKLAALEQTEDALVFSSGSGAIAATVISQVRAGDHIVCVEGPYSWTYTLLTAFLSRFGVSYTFVKGTDMAEIASAIQPNTKVLYLESPNSLTFQLQDLAACAKLAKARGITTIIDNSFSSPIYQQPAVHGIDLVLHSGTKYLNGHSDVVVGVVCGSKEKIHQIFNTEQMTLGSILSPHDAALVIRGLRTLPLRMERVYKSALHMATFLEKHPKVAQVIYPMLPSFPQYELAQKQMSGAGGLISVYFKAESLEKMEAFIHRLQRFLIAVSWGGHESLIMPVAGFYNIPGREDASNPWNLVRFYIGLEEPDWLLEDLVQAMEIL, from the coding sequence ATGCACATAAGTGAAATACTGAACCACTTTGGAGAAAATCGGGAAAACTATTTTAATGCCGTTTCACCTCCGGTTATTCAGACCAGCAATTTTAGCTTCCCCAACTTGGGTGCTTTCCGGCAAGCCTTCACCAATGAATTGGAACATCATATTTATTCCCGAGGCAACAACCCAACAGTGGCCATTTTGCGGAAAAAGCTAGCCGCCTTGGAACAAACGGAAGATGCCCTGGTGTTCTCAAGTGGAAGTGGCGCCATCGCCGCCACGGTCATCTCTCAAGTCAGGGCAGGCGACCATATCGTTTGTGTGGAAGGACCTTATTCTTGGACTTATACTCTTCTGACAGCATTCCTTTCCCGCTTTGGTGTGAGCTATACCTTTGTAAAAGGCACCGACATGGCTGAAATAGCGAGCGCTATCCAGCCCAACACCAAGGTCTTATATTTAGAAAGCCCCAATTCGCTCACTTTTCAACTCCAGGACTTAGCGGCATGCGCTAAGTTGGCCAAGGCCAGGGGAATAACGACCATTATAGACAATAGTTTTTCCTCCCCTATTTACCAGCAACCTGCCGTTCATGGTATTGATTTGGTTTTACATTCAGGGACGAAATACTTAAATGGCCATAGTGATGTTGTGGTGGGTGTCGTTTGTGGTTCTAAGGAAAAAATACATCAGATTTTCAATACAGAACAAATGACCTTAGGATCCATTTTATCACCCCATGATGCTGCACTGGTGATCAGGGGACTGCGGACGCTACCGCTGCGGATGGAACGGGTCTATAAAAGTGCTTTACACATGGCTACTTTCCTGGAAAAACACCCAAAGGTTGCGCAAGTCATTTATCCTATGCTCCCCTCTTTTCCGCAATATGAATTGGCCCAAAAACAAATGAGTGGTGCAGGAGGGCTAATATCTGTTTATTTTAAGGCGGAAAGTCTCGAAAAAATGGAAGCCTTTATTCATCGCCTCCAGCGTTTTTTGATTGCAGTCTCCTGGGGAGGACACGAATCTTTGATCATGCCTGTTGCCGGCTTTTATAATATTCCAGGACGAGAAGACGCTAGTAATCCATGGAACCTGGTCCGGTTTTATATTGGGCTCGAGGAACCCGACTGGTTACTAGAAGATCTGGTGCAGGCCATGGAAATATTATGA
- a CDS encoding oligopeptide transporter, OPT family gives MKNENQQPYIGPEINLPEITVKAFILGALLSVILAGANAYLGLFAGMTVSASIPAAVLSMAILKLFKKSNILENNIVQTAASAGESLAAGVIFTIPALILMGYWTNFNYLETALISLCGGVLGVLFTVPLRSALIVKQKLQFPEGVATAEVLKTGERGGDAVKYLVWGSLIGAVIKLAESGFKLWSGLAEAATLAGKKVYLYAGLNLSPALIAVGYIVGLRIAVLVFLGGVISWWVAIPAFIAINGAPEGTATEMGGAIWNSQIRYLGVGAMVVGGLWALINLRSSIGFAVKSGIAALKGVKDQGKILRTELDTPMSWVIIAIGAMIVPIFIIYLREIEDVPISALMAILMVIAGFLFSAVAGYMAGLVGSSNNPISGVTIATILTAALILLALLGSGAEKGPAAAILIGAVVCCAAAIAGDNMQDLKSGHILGATPRNQQIMQMVGVVAAAFSLPLVLQLLNSAYGIGSDALPAPQAALMESVAVGIFQGGLPWNMVYIGMVIGVLLILADQYQASRKSDFRIPVLAVAVGLYLPFELDSAIMVGGIIAWLVSRYQARNKVNKGQGFEEAKEKSNNAGLLFASGLITGEALIGITLAIPIAIYKDTNVLALMDQPMGSYIGLLIIISVCWWLYKIGQRVFDKA, from the coding sequence ATGAAAAATGAGAACCAACAGCCTTATATCGGGCCAGAAATTAATTTGCCCGAAATAACCGTAAAGGCATTTATTTTAGGTGCCTTATTGTCTGTTATCCTTGCTGGTGCCAATGCCTATCTGGGTCTTTTTGCTGGCATGACGGTATCAGCAAGTATTCCTGCGGCCGTCTTGTCTATGGCTATTCTGAAGCTATTCAAGAAAAGTAATATTCTCGAAAATAATATTGTCCAAACGGCAGCTTCAGCGGGAGAATCCCTAGCTGCAGGGGTTATTTTCACCATTCCTGCTTTGATTCTCATGGGTTATTGGACCAATTTTAATTACCTGGAAACGGCCTTAATCTCACTTTGTGGAGGGGTACTGGGGGTATTATTTACGGTTCCATTAAGATCTGCTTTGATCGTAAAGCAAAAGCTACAATTTCCGGAGGGTGTAGCGACAGCTGAGGTGCTAAAGACGGGAGAAAGAGGCGGCGATGCGGTAAAATACCTAGTTTGGGGAAGTTTAATTGGAGCAGTTATCAAATTAGCGGAGTCAGGCTTTAAACTTTGGAGTGGGTTGGCTGAAGCGGCGACCCTGGCGGGCAAAAAAGTATACCTGTATGCTGGTTTAAATTTATCACCGGCCTTGATTGCGGTTGGTTACATTGTGGGCTTGCGCATTGCCGTTTTGGTCTTTTTAGGCGGTGTGATTAGCTGGTGGGTGGCCATTCCGGCATTTATTGCCATCAATGGGGCGCCTGAAGGGACAGCAACAGAGATGGGAGGCGCCATTTGGAATAGCCAGATACGCTATTTGGGGGTCGGCGCGATGGTCGTTGGAGGGCTTTGGGCCTTGATCAACTTGCGGAGTTCTATCGGTTTTGCGGTAAAAAGTGGTATAGCAGCCCTCAAAGGGGTAAAAGACCAAGGCAAGATACTGCGTACCGAGTTGGATACCCCTATGTCCTGGGTCATTATTGCCATAGGTGCTATGATTGTTCCCATCTTTATTATTTATCTACGCGAAATAGAAGATGTTCCCATTTCTGCTTTAATGGCTATCCTGATGGTTATCGCTGGTTTCTTGTTTTCAGCAGTAGCAGGTTATATGGCAGGGTTGGTTGGTAGTTCCAATAATCCCATTTCTGGCGTAACGATTGCGACTATTTTAACAGCTGCGCTCATCTTGCTGGCACTCTTGGGGAGTGGCGCCGAAAAAGGACCCGCTGCTGCCATTCTGATTGGAGCCGTCGTTTGCTGTGCCGCAGCCATTGCCGGCGACAATATGCAAGATTTGAAGTCAGGTCATATCCTGGGTGCCACGCCGCGCAACCAGCAAATTATGCAAATGGTAGGCGTTGTGGCCGCCGCCTTTTCGCTTCCGCTGGTTTTGCAACTCCTAAATTCGGCCTATGGCATCGGTAGCGATGCCCTCCCTGCACCACAAGCCGCCTTGATGGAAAGCGTAGCGGTAGGTATATTCCAAGGCGGGCTACCTTGGAATATGGTTTATATTGGGATGGTCATTGGCGTACTTCTGATTTTAGCTGACCAATACCAAGCTTCGCGCAAAAGCGATTTCCGCATTCCTGTTTTGGCGGTTGCAGTTGGTTTATACCTCCCCTTTGAGTTAGACAGTGCCATTATGGTGGGTGGTATCATCGCTTGGTTAGTTAGCCGTTATCAGGCAAGAAATAAGGTAAATAAAGGGCAAGGGTTTGAGGAAGCAAAGGAGAAAAGTAATAATGCAGGGCTCTTATTTGCTTCAGGTTTAATTACAGGAGAAGCATTGATCGGGATTACCCTCGCTATCCCTATTGCCATTTATAAAGACACGAATGTTTTGGCCTTGATGGACCAACCAATGGGTAGTTATATTGGTTTGCTCATTATAATTAGTGTTTGTTGGTGGTTATATAAGATTGGCCAGCGAGTATTTGATAAGGCTTAG
- a CDS encoding ATP-binding cassette domain-containing protein: MDINIQHLSKSYGHQKAVDDISFEVRPGEILGFLGPNGAGKTTTMKMITNYLELDQGEILIGGKSVRDGKLKKHIGYLPEHNPLYLDMAVLDYLAFCAALQGVSKEDIPFRIKDMVRQCGLDQEKHKLIRELSKGYRQRVGIAQAMIHDPEVLILDEPTTGLDPNQIVEIRELIKRLGKAKTVILSTHILPEVEATCDRILIINKGRIVADGTPELLRKQAQGQQVLQVRIEDGETNVIFQKLQSLSSVAMVDILNPAENRFEIQSVAEQNSNRSIFDLCVRNNWVLSEVIPFETKLEDIFRNLTMN; this comes from the coding sequence ATGGATATCAACATTCAACATCTAAGCAAAAGTTATGGCCATCAAAAGGCAGTAGATGATATCTCTTTTGAGGTTAGACCGGGAGAGATCCTTGGCTTCTTGGGTCCTAATGGTGCAGGTAAGACCACAACGATGAAAATGATCACCAACTATTTGGAACTGGACCAGGGAGAGATTCTAATCGGTGGGAAATCTGTTCGAGATGGGAAATTAAAAAAACACATTGGCTATCTACCCGAACACAATCCCCTTTATTTGGATATGGCCGTCTTAGATTACCTTGCTTTTTGTGCCGCCCTCCAAGGGGTGAGTAAGGAAGATATTCCCTTCCGTATCAAGGATATGGTACGCCAATGTGGCTTAGACCAGGAAAAGCACAAACTGATCCGGGAGTTGTCAAAGGGATACCGACAAAGGGTAGGCATTGCGCAAGCGATGATCCACGACCCTGAGGTGCTCATTCTAGATGAACCTACTACCGGGCTGGATCCCAACCAAATTGTAGAAATAAGAGAATTAATCAAGCGACTGGGAAAAGCCAAAACGGTTATCCTTAGCACGCATATTTTACCTGAAGTAGAAGCCACCTGTGACCGCATCTTAATTATTAATAAGGGCCGAATTGTAGCCGACGGCACACCGGAATTGCTCCGCAAACAAGCGCAAGGCCAGCAGGTATTACAGGTTCGTATTGAGGATGGAGAAACAAATGTCATTTTTCAAAAGCTCCAATCCCTTTCTTCCGTGGCCATGGTCGATATCCTTAACCCAGCAGAAAATCGATTTGAGATACAAAGCGTGGCGGAGCAAAATTCCAATAGGTCTATTTTTGACCTCTGTGTTAGAAATAATTGGGTTTTGAGTGAAGTCATCCCTTTTGAGACTAAGCTGGAGGATATTTTCCGAAACCTCACGATGAATTAA
- a CDS encoding ABC transporter permease subunit: MSPVNVIAKRELASYFDSLIAYIIIIAFLGFTGFFTWLYGSDIFMRKQADLAAFFGVARWTLFFFIPAITMRQLAEEKKTGTIELLLTKAVTERQIILGKFLSCLLIVGIALLFTLPYYLTLTQLGKVDHGAIFAGYFGLILMSATYISIGIFASSITNNQIIAFLLALLISMFFQLLFDVMTSGTSGFMAELFSTFSLSRHYDSIVRGVLDSKDLVYFATLTIFWLILAEVNIQHRR, translated from the coding sequence ATGAGTCCTGTAAATGTTATTGCTAAACGAGAGTTAGCGTCTTATTTCGACTCTTTGATCGCTTATATTATTATCATTGCGTTTTTAGGTTTTACCGGTTTTTTCACCTGGTTGTATGGTTCAGATATTTTCATGCGGAAGCAAGCTGATTTGGCGGCCTTTTTTGGGGTGGCCCGCTGGACCTTGTTTTTCTTTATCCCCGCCATTACCATGAGACAATTGGCCGAAGAAAAAAAGACGGGCACGATAGAGTTGCTCCTGACAAAGGCTGTTACCGAAAGGCAAATCATTTTAGGTAAATTTTTATCCTGCCTGCTTATTGTGGGAATCGCGCTTTTATTCACCCTACCCTATTATCTTACCCTTACGCAATTGGGGAAGGTTGATCATGGTGCTATTTTTGCGGGATATTTTGGGTTAATCCTCATGAGTGCTACTTATATAAGTATTGGCATCTTTGCCAGTAGCATTACCAATAACCAGATTATAGCTTTTTTATTGGCCCTTTTAATATCTATGTTTTTCCAGCTTTTATTTGATGTAATGACTAGCGGTACAAGTGGATTTATGGCCGAACTATTTAGCACCTTTAGCTTGTCCAGACACTATGATTCTATCGTGAGAGGTGTATTAGACAGTAAGGACCTCGTTTATTTTGCCACCTTAACCATTTTTTGGTTGATTCTGGCTGAAGTAAATATCCAACATCGCAGGTAA
- a CDS encoding Gldg family protein, whose translation MKNNTLFSLLLVGGILVLINILSNRFFFRLDLTEGKQYTLSNATKDILKGLDAPVTVSAYFSDNLPVDIAKIQQDFQEMLVEYATLSKGNVNYKFINPESDEEQQEAAQNGVQPIMIQVREKDQVKNQQAFLGAVLQMGEQKEVIPLIQGGTGMEYSLSTSIKKLSVQEKPSIGLVSGHGEAGLNELAQAYQSLSILYSIETIQLDADIPDRFRAVAIVAPKDSFPPEHLAKMDDYLQRGGKLLLAINAVNGDLSTAQGSASPTGLEGWLASSKGVEVEPSFLIDAQCSSVTVQQQQGFFTMQTPVQFPYLPLISTFAEHPITKGLEQVILPFASPVRFLGDNSKVFTPIAFSSSQAGIQNAPLFFDIQKQWTAADFPLNNVIVGGVLEGDFGGGTPGKIVIFGDGDFGVSGQQRQGQDNISLLVNSIDWLSDDTGLIELRTKAVATRPIAQEYLGEEASGKRSFIKYLNFGLPIVLILIYGFFRYQQERNKRMRRMESYL comes from the coding sequence ATGAAAAATAATACGCTATTTAGCCTTTTATTAGTTGGAGGTATCCTGGTTTTGATAAATATCTTGTCTAATCGCTTTTTCTTTCGCCTGGATTTAACAGAAGGAAAGCAATATACCCTGAGCAATGCCACTAAAGATATCCTCAAAGGGCTTGACGCTCCGGTAACGGTATCGGCTTATTTCTCTGACAATTTGCCTGTCGATATTGCCAAAATCCAACAAGATTTCCAGGAGATGTTGGTGGAGTATGCGACCCTATCCAAAGGCAATGTCAATTATAAGTTTATCAATCCCGAATCTGATGAAGAGCAACAAGAAGCAGCCCAAAACGGGGTGCAGCCCATAATGATTCAGGTAAGAGAAAAAGACCAGGTGAAAAACCAGCAGGCTTTTTTGGGAGCAGTGCTGCAAATGGGCGAACAAAAGGAGGTAATTCCCTTGATCCAAGGAGGAACAGGTATGGAATACAGTTTGTCTACCAGCATCAAAAAATTATCGGTACAAGAAAAACCAAGCATTGGCTTGGTCAGCGGACATGGAGAGGCGGGTCTGAATGAACTGGCACAGGCCTACCAATCTTTAAGCATTTTATATTCGATCGAGACCATCCAATTGGATGCTGATATTCCTGACCGATTCAGGGCTGTCGCCATTGTGGCGCCAAAGGATTCCTTTCCGCCCGAGCATCTCGCCAAAATGGATGACTATCTGCAAAGAGGGGGCAAGTTACTATTGGCGATCAATGCCGTGAACGGCGATCTTTCTACAGCTCAAGGGTCTGCTAGTCCTACCGGCCTGGAAGGGTGGTTAGCCTCTAGCAAAGGAGTCGAAGTGGAACCCAGCTTTTTGATCGACGCCCAATGCAGTTCGGTAACCGTCCAGCAACAACAAGGTTTTTTCACCATGCAGACACCTGTCCAATTTCCTTATCTTCCTTTGATTAGCACCTTTGCCGAACATCCGATTACCAAAGGCCTAGAGCAAGTGATTTTACCTTTTGCAAGCCCTGTTCGTTTTTTAGGGGATAATAGTAAAGTATTCACGCCTATTGCTTTTAGTTCTTCGCAGGCAGGCATCCAAAACGCACCTTTGTTTTTTGATATTCAAAAACAATGGACGGCGGCTGATTTTCCGCTTAACAATGTGATTGTGGGGGGTGTGTTGGAAGGTGATTTTGGTGGGGGCACCCCAGGAAAAATAGTCATTTTTGGCGATGGTGATTTTGGGGTTAGTGGCCAACAACGCCAAGGCCAAGACAATATTAGCTTGCTGGTCAATAGCATTGATTGGCTTTCAGACGATACCGGGCTGATTGAATTGCGAACCAAAGCCGTGGCTACCCGCCCAATTGCACAGGAATACCTTGGGGAAGAAGCTAGTGGAAAAAGGAGTTTTATTAAATACCTGAATTTTGGACTGCCGATTGTATTAATCCTAATTTATGGTTTCTTCCGTTATCAACAAGAGAGAAATAAGCGAATGAGACGGATGGAAAGTTATTTGTAA
- a CDS encoding GntP family permease, translating into MDKIINAPYWPFAVLLLGIIAVVVMISRFRIHPFIALMLSAIIVGLISATVPGPENMSHLIRAIETPMVEFGNVAGKIAWVIALAAMIGTAMMESGAAQRIVNWLVDALGENQAALALLMSGFLLSIPVFFDTVFFLLIPLAIALALKTGKNFVLYVMAIGGGAAITHSIVPPTPGPLIMAETLQLDLGLTILAGLAAGILPAVAALVTGKRMNAKLFIPVRVGLRNENVAQKQPSLLVSLLPVLVPIILISISSITEVSAGKTPAWIAFWGNKNIAMAVGTVIALWLWAKNQQLNAEQLWKEAAKPLEIAGVIILITSAGGAFGAMIKHSGIGDAIALATENFHIHYIILAWLIAAAMKTAQGSSTVAMITTSSIMVALIGTGTDLPYHPMYILLAIGFGGLFISWMNDSGFWVVARMSGFTEQEALKTWTVLLAVISLVGLFQLLLFSYVLPFN; encoded by the coding sequence ATGGATAAAATAATCAATGCACCTTATTGGCCATTTGCCGTTTTGTTACTGGGAATCATTGCAGTTGTGGTGATGATTTCTAGGTTTAGAATACACCCATTTATTGCGCTGATGCTTTCGGCTATCATCGTTGGATTAATTTCGGCGACAGTTCCGGGGCCAGAAAACATGTCTCACCTGATCCGAGCTATAGAGACCCCGATGGTCGAATTTGGCAATGTAGCAGGCAAAATTGCCTGGGTTATTGCCTTAGCGGCCATGATCGGGACGGCCATGATGGAAAGCGGTGCGGCGCAGCGAATCGTCAACTGGCTGGTTGATGCCTTGGGTGAAAACCAGGCCGCCTTAGCCCTTTTGATGAGTGGCTTTTTGTTATCCATTCCCGTCTTTTTTGATACGGTTTTCTTTTTACTTATTCCGTTAGCCATCGCTTTAGCTTTAAAGACAGGAAAGAACTTCGTCTTATATGTCATGGCGATCGGTGGAGGAGCTGCGATTACCCATAGCATTGTCCCCCCTACCCCCGGCCCCTTGATTATGGCCGAAACCCTGCAATTGGACCTTGGACTGACGATCCTCGCTGGTTTGGCTGCGGGTATTTTACCCGCAGTGGCAGCCTTGGTCACTGGAAAAAGAATGAATGCTAAACTTTTCATTCCGGTACGGGTTGGCCTGCGTAATGAAAATGTTGCGCAAAAACAACCTAGCCTTTTGGTTTCCTTACTCCCTGTGTTGGTCCCGATTATTCTGATCAGTATTTCCTCTATCACCGAGGTATCGGCTGGAAAAACGCCGGCATGGATTGCCTTTTGGGGAAACAAAAACATTGCGATGGCGGTGGGCACAGTTATCGCCTTATGGCTGTGGGCTAAAAACCAGCAACTCAATGCCGAGCAACTTTGGAAAGAAGCGGCAAAACCTTTAGAAATTGCCGGGGTCATCATTTTAATCACTAGTGCAGGAGGAGCTTTTGGGGCCATGATCAAACACAGTGGCATTGGAGATGCCATTGCCCTAGCTACCGAAAACTTCCACATCCATTATATTATTCTGGCTTGGTTGATCGCCGCTGCCATGAAAACCGCGCAAGGATCGAGTACCGTTGCCATGATCACCACTTCCAGCATTATGGTTGCGTTGATTGGAACGGGAACCGACTTACCCTATCACCCAATGTATATCCTCTTGGCCATTGGTTTTGGTGGTTTATTTATTTCCTGGATGAATGACAGTGGTTTTTGGGTGGTCGCCCGGATGAGTGGATTTACAGAACAAGAAGCGCTAAAAACCTGGACCGTTTTATTGGCTGTCATTTCGCTGGTTGGGCTGTTTCAGCTCCTCTTGTTCTCCTATGTCCTCCCATTTAATTAA
- the secG gene encoding preprotein translocase subunit SecG, translated as MLTAMTVLIALVCLLLMVAVLIQNPKGGGVDSTFGGSQANQMFGAAKSSDFIEKITWGLAITLFVLCIITALMVNGSSAGSVELTLPQ; from the coding sequence ATGTTGACTGCGATGACTGTTTTAATTGCCCTGGTGTGCCTTCTTTTGATGGTGGCTGTACTTATTCAGAACCCAAAGGGTGGTGGTGTTGATTCTACTTTTGGTGGTTCACAAGCTAATCAGATGTTTGGTGCTGCTAAATCATCAGATTTTATAGAAAAAATCACCTGGGGACTGGCCATTACGCTTTTTGTCCTTTGTATTATCACTGCATTGATGGTAAATGGCTCTTCTGCTGGTTCAGTAGAGTTGACTTTGCCTCAGTAG
- a CDS encoding co-chaperone GroES yields MKPINDRVVVKPAPAEEKTKGGIIIPDTAKEKPQRGEVVAVGPGKDGNLMTVQTGDIVLYGKYAGQELHYEGEDFLIMREDDILVVL; encoded by the coding sequence ATGAAGCCCATCAATGACAGAGTAGTGGTAAAACCCGCTCCTGCTGAAGAGAAAACGAAAGGAGGGATCATCATTCCTGATACAGCTAAAGAAAAACCTCAAAGAGGCGAAGTAGTAGCTGTTGGTCCAGGAAAAGATGGTAATTTAATGACTGTACAAACCGGCGATATTGTTTTGTACGGTAAGTATGCCGGTCAGGAATTGCATTATGAAGGAGAAGATTTCCTGATTATGCGCGAAGATGACATTCTTGTTGTTTTATAG
- the groL gene encoding chaperonin GroEL (60 kDa chaperone family; promotes refolding of misfolded polypeptides especially under stressful conditions; forms two stacked rings of heptamers to form a barrel-shaped 14mer; ends can be capped by GroES; misfolded proteins enter the barrel where they are refolded when GroES binds) has protein sequence MAKEISFDRDAREKLRSGVDALANAVKVTLGPKGRNVVIQKSFGAPQITKDGVTVAKEIELEDSVENMGAQMVKEVASKTADIAGDGTTTATVLAQAMINAGLKNVTAGANPMDLKRGIDKAVKAVIADLHKQSEVIGDDFKKIQQVGSISANNDEEIGTLIADAMKRVSKDGVITVEEAKGTDTYVEEVLGMQFDRGYLSPYFVTNAEDMTTEYEHPFILIHDKKISNMQDIVPILEKVVQSGRPLLIIAEDIESQALGVLVVNRLRANLKVVAVKAPGFGDRRKAMLEDIAILTGGTVISEEKGYRLDNVDLDQLGGCEKITIDKDNTTLVDGHGDEEQIKARINQIKQQIDATTSDYDREKLQERLAKLSGGVAVLYVGAATEVEMKEKKDRVDDALHATRAAVEEGIVAGGGVALVRAIQAITDLQGANEDETIGIAIVKKALEAPLRIIADNAGVEGSVVLQQVMSAKGKGSYGYNARTNIYEDLKKAGVIDPTKVTRIALENAGSIAGMVLTTECVISDKPEKDGGGGGHMPHGGGMPGMM, from the coding sequence ATGGCTAAAGAAATTAGCTTTGATAGAGATGCCAGAGAGAAGCTACGTTCAGGTGTAGATGCCCTAGCAAATGCGGTCAAAGTCACCCTAGGTCCTAAAGGTCGCAACGTAGTTATTCAAAAAAGCTTCGGTGCCCCTCAAATTACAAAGGACGGCGTTACTGTTGCTAAAGAAATTGAATTGGAAGATTCAGTTGAAAACATGGGTGCCCAAATGGTTAAAGAAGTTGCCTCAAAAACAGCAGATATTGCTGGTGATGGTACAACAACTGCCACCGTATTGGCCCAAGCAATGATCAATGCGGGTTTGAAAAACGTAACAGCTGGTGCAAATCCAATGGATTTGAAAAGAGGTATCGACAAAGCAGTTAAAGCTGTTATTGCTGACCTTCACAAGCAATCGGAAGTAATCGGTGATGACTTCAAAAAAATCCAACAAGTAGGTTCTATTTCCGCCAATAACGATGAAGAAATCGGTACCCTTATCGCTGATGCGATGAAAAGAGTTTCTAAAGATGGTGTCATCACCGTTGAAGAAGCAAAAGGTACGGATACCTACGTTGAAGAGGTATTGGGTATGCAATTTGATCGTGGTTATTTGTCTCCTTACTTCGTAACAAATGCAGAAGACATGACCACTGAATATGAGCACCCTTTTATCCTGATCCACGACAAGAAAATTTCCAATATGCAGGACATCGTTCCTATTTTGGAAAAAGTGGTACAATCAGGTCGTCCCTTGTTGATTATCGCTGAAGATATCGAAAGCCAAGCCTTAGGTGTCTTAGTGGTTAACCGTCTACGTGCCAACCTAAAAGTAGTAGCAGTAAAAGCACCAGGCTTTGGTGACCGTCGTAAAGCAATGTTGGAAGATATTGCAATTTTGACAGGCGGTACTGTTATTTCTGAAGAGAAAGGTTATAGATTGGACAATGTTGACCTTGACCAATTAGGGGGATGCGAAAAAATCACTATCGACAAAGACAATACAACGCTGGTTGATGGTCATGGCGATGAAGAGCAAATCAAAGCGCGTATCAATCAAATCAAACAGCAAATAGATGCTACTACGTCTGACTATGATCGCGAGAAATTACAAGAGCGTCTGGCCAAATTGTCAGGTGGTGTAGCCGTATTGTATGTTGGTGCGGCCACAGAAGTAGAGATGAAGGAGAAAAAAGACCGCGTTGATGATGCCTTACATGCTACTCGTGCAGCGGTAGAAGAAGGTATCGTTGCAGGTGGCGGCGTAGCATTGGTTAGAGCTATTCAGGCCATTACAGACCTCCAAGGTGCTAATGAAGACGAAACCATTGGTATTGCCATTGTAAAAAAAGCCTTGGAAGCACCTTTGCGTATTATTGCTGACAATGCTGGTGTAGAGGGTTCTGTAGTTTTACAGCAAGTAATGAGCGCCAAAGGAAAAGGAAGCTATGGTTATAATGCGCGTACCAATATATACGAAGACTTGAAAAAAGCAGGTGTAATTGACCCAACTAAGGTTACGCGTATTGCACTTGAAAATGCAGGTTCTATCGCTGGTATGGTATTGACGACCGAATGTGTCATTAGTGACAAACCAGAGAAAGATGGCGGTGGAGGTGGACACATGCCTCACGGCGGTGGAATGCCTGGTATGATGTAA
- a CDS encoding metallophosphoesterase family protein has product MKKIGLISDTHSYLEPNVFEHFADCDEIWHAGDIGTLELAQTLARFKPFKAVYGNIDGTDIRQVYPLDLRFDCEGMEVWMTHIGGYPGRYNQRVREILKTNPPDLFICGHSHILKVMPDPKHHLLHINPGAAGIHGFHQIKTIIRFAIDKGRIQGLEVIEMGRRGAL; this is encoded by the coding sequence ATGAAAAAAATCGGCCTGATTTCCGACACCCATTCTTATCTTGAACCCAACGTCTTTGAGCATTTCGCAGATTGTGATGAAATTTGGCATGCAGGCGACATAGGCACCCTGGAATTGGCCCAGACCCTTGCCCGTTTTAAACCTTTTAAAGCGGTTTATGGGAACATTGACGGAACGGATATTCGGCAGGTGTATCCCTTGGACCTTCGTTTTGATTGTGAGGGTATGGAGGTATGGATGACCCATATTGGTGGTTATCCTGGTCGGTATAATCAGCGGGTGCGGGAGATATTAAAAACAAATCCTCCTGATTTATTTATATGCGGTCATTCTCATATCTTAAAGGTGATGCCTGACCCTAAACACCATTTATTGCATATCAATCCAGGAGCGGCAGGTATCCATGGGTTTCATCAGATAAAGACCATTATTCGATTTGCGATTGATAAGGGCCGTATTCAAGGCCTGGAAGTTATAGAGATGGGTAGGAGAGGGGCCCTTTGA